The candidate division WOR-3 bacterium genome includes a window with the following:
- a CDS encoding T9SS type A sorting domain-containing protein yields the protein MPHLHRRIYTTTSDNGYVYYTNTFGNIIDSFCPFSSLSASGPHSLVAMYQNVNNLYTAGNTWDSGYSYYTTARTNIFSLGSFSSDKMELLITDENTGLNTLNVYGKNGIYYFELNGLIDPVTTVNIYNILGQKTKEIFNNTSINNSFMVYWDRKDDYGNVVRAGVYFVEIITENDRFVKSFAIIE from the coding sequence TTGCCTCATTTACACAGAAGAATTTACACTACCACTAGTGATAATGGTTACGTTTACTATACTAATACTTTTGGCAACATAATAGACTCTTTTTGTCCATTTTCCAGTCTTTCAGCATCTGGACCACATAGTTTAGTTGCTATGTATCAAAATGTTAATAATCTTTATACAGCTGGTAATACTTGGGATAGTGGTTACAGTTATTACACAACTGCAAGAACAAATATTTTCTCATTAGGTTCTTTTTCATCAGATAAAATGGAGTTATTAATTACTGACGAAAACACAGGATTAAATACTTTAAATGTATACGGAAAAAACGGAATTTACTATTTTGAATTAAATGGATTAATTGATCCAGTCACAACTGTCAATATTTATAATATATTAGGTCAAAAAACAAAAGAAATTTTCAACAATACATCAATAAATAACAGTTTTATGGTTTATTGGGACAGAAAAGATGATTATGGAAATGTTGTCAGGGCTGGAGTTTATTTTGTAGAAATAATCACTGAGAATGATCGCTTCGTTAAAAGTTTTGCAATTATTGAATAA
- a CDS encoding tetratricopeptide repeat protein: MKKKLLFLSVLITVPAILYYQTLRFGYVNWDDSHLLVDNAPFFEKPSNIIASFSKDLSLSGNDDNKMFYRPLMLVSYVVEYQWAGGNPRFYHFSNVILHIISTLLVFVFLKHLKLQEKNCFFLSLMFSVHPLTVQSVAWIQGRNDSLLSIFFLLSLISLEKLGRKFSWLSLTLHFLAFLASLLTKESALVFPVVYLAYLIFFEKEQFSSKKIAVLSSGWLLISAAWFTLRSMVINLGCRGFYSGKNIILGFLSYWGKLVFPFDLSPYPVPENVNIFYGILVLSIVALLVTFKRVKNMKMFLFGALWFFSIIGPTFLRGFTTASFIETRAYPALPGVLLMVAEIDTGKVLTRYKYVFLLFFFIVFSSVTYVYSKVFRDPFSHQIFAVRSSPNSWVTTHNLALEYLRIGRIDFAYNQIKRAYSLNPSNSTLTTNYAIIMENMGMTDSALLYYGKALYINPENLTALNNTGLIYFNRKDYSTALNYFVEGIEVDSADPQINLNLANTYFMLKDFKKAKTCYYRILERKPNDEQAIRCLRNIYWETGGTDSALYFENFLQK, encoded by the coding sequence GTGAAAAAAAAATTATTATTTTTATCCGTTTTGATTACGGTTCCGGCAATTCTTTATTATCAGACATTAAGGTTTGGGTATGTCAACTGGGATGACTCCCATCTTCTAGTAGATAACGCGCCTTTCTTTGAAAAACCTTCAAATATAATCGCTTCATTTTCAAAAGATTTATCCCTTTCTGGAAATGATGACAATAAAATGTTCTACAGGCCTTTGATGCTCGTTTCGTATGTCGTAGAATACCAGTGGGCGGGAGGAAATCCGCGGTTTTATCACTTTTCCAACGTCATTCTTCACATAATTTCAACTCTGTTGGTTTTTGTTTTTCTCAAGCATTTGAAATTACAGGAAAAGAACTGTTTTTTCCTTTCCCTGATGTTTTCTGTCCACCCCCTGACAGTCCAGTCCGTGGCGTGGATCCAGGGCAGAAATGACTCTCTTCTCTCGATATTTTTCCTTTTATCGCTGATTTCTTTGGAAAAGTTGGGACGAAAATTTTCGTGGCTTTCACTTACACTGCATTTTCTGGCTTTCTTGGCGTCACTTCTTACGAAAGAATCAGCCCTGGTCTTTCCGGTCGTGTATCTGGCGTATTTGATTTTTTTTGAAAAAGAACAATTTTCATCTAAAAAAATCGCGGTTTTGTCTTCGGGTTGGTTGCTGATATCTGCGGCATGGTTTACTCTCAGAAGTATGGTCATAAATTTAGGGTGCAGGGGTTTTTACTCGGGCAAAAATATTATCCTTGGTTTTTTGAGTTATTGGGGAAAGCTTGTGTTTCCGTTCGACCTTTCACCGTATCCGGTGCCTGAAAACGTGAATATTTTTTACGGAATTCTTGTGTTGTCCATTGTCGCTTTATTGGTGACGTTTAAAAGAGTAAAAAATATGAAAATGTTTCTGTTCGGCGCTTTATGGTTCTTTTCAATTATCGGTCCTACGTTCTTAAGAGGTTTCACGACGGCGAGTTTCATTGAGACGAGAGCGTATCCAGCGCTTCCGGGAGTTCTTCTGATGGTCGCTGAGATTGATACTGGGAAAGTGTTGACAAGATACAAGTATGTATTCTTGTTGTTTTTTTTCATCGTTTTTTCGTCGGTCACTTACGTCTATTCCAAGGTTTTCAGAGATCCCTTTTCACACCAAATATTCGCCGTGAGATCGTCTCCGAACTCTTGGGTTACAACTCACAACCTCGCGCTTGAATATTTGAGAATTGGAAGGATAGACTTTGCATACAACCAGATCAAGAGAGCTTATTCACTCAACCCCAGTAATTCTACATTGACCACTAATTATGCTATTATTATGGAAAACATGGGCATGACCGACAGCGCTCTATTGTATTATGGAAAAGCCCTTTATATAAACCCCGAAAACCTGACGGCTCTCAACAATACTGGACTGATATACTTCAACAGAAAAGATTACAGCACGGCTTTAAATTATTTTGTTGAAGGGATTGAGGTTGACAGTGCCGATCCCCAGATAAACTTGAATTTAGCAAACACATACTTCATGCTGAAGGATTTCAAAAAAGCGAAAACTTGTTATTACAGAATTTTGGAAAGAAAACCCAACGACGAACAAGCTATTAGATGCCTGAGAAATATTTACTGGGAAACCGGCGGAACTGATTCAGCACTATACTTCGAAAATTTTCTGCAAAAATAG
- a CDS encoding type II secretion system protein, protein MKNKGFSLIELMVVVVIIGILAAVAIPNFVRLRDRAKEAEVKANAHTLHLSAEEYSTSSDGFYIDEANMDSLSMLQSLKNPFNPSGAAWSPNAPSEAGCVSYDHNGFSPSTYTIIGAGKNGSSDTIILINPGFGS, encoded by the coding sequence ATGAAAAATAAAGGTTTTTCTCTCATAGAACTGATGGTTGTTGTCGTGATCATAGGTATTCTTGCCGCTGTAGCTATACCGAATTTTGTAAGACTGCGCGACAGAGCCAAAGAAGCCGAAGTAAAGGCAAACGCCCACACATTACACCTTTCAGCGGAAGAATATTCAACTTCTTCTGACGGATTCTATATAGACGAAGCAAACATGGATTCTTTATCCATGTTACAAAGCCTTAAAAACCCTTTTAACCCCTCCGGCGCAGCATGGTCTCCGAACGCACCCTCAGAAGCTGGTTGTGTCAGCTACGATCACAATGGTTTTTCACCTTCGACTTACACTATAATCGGCGCTGGGAAAAATGGATCTTCTGATACAATAATATTGATAAATCCGGGTTTTGGAAGTTAA
- a CDS encoding DUF401 family protein yields the protein MSLLKIFAVFLAIFAVSKIFKKWIAVAIFAGALTSGIFFGKGLLGTLETFLFGSVSLNSVFLSLLVALISVFSGIMEETGILEKCKKASVSVFSSGRAAGVFMASLVGLLPMPGGALFSAPLVNSSIDGKNPPGLLTVLNYWFRHVWEFWWPLYPAVITLLAVTKLNMFQWIGKTIVFSFLSFFVGWVFIYRKVQTSKKKSSGFKISKDMLTGFAPLTTVIVFALGYKTVLSFFGIELQSEIVIIPAVLCGILVCFRSWKKGLSLKKSLNLSRVIPLAIMIMTIMGYKEVIEKAGIAQSIAQDIGNMNFPVMVVFTFLPFISGLITGIAIGFIGASFPLIIDLLEDFPQYSKTAILVLAFGFGYAGMMLSPFHACILLSKEYFRSSWKEIYKYLTGPVVALTSAFVLYYFIFSRF from the coding sequence ATGTCCCTTTTAAAGATCTTTGCAGTTTTTCTGGCTATATTTGCCGTGTCGAAAATATTCAAGAAATGGATAGCTGTAGCCATATTTGCAGGAGCTTTGACCAGCGGAATATTTTTCGGAAAAGGTCTGCTGGGAACACTTGAGACTTTTCTTTTCGGTTCGGTATCACTCAACTCGGTTTTTCTGTCCCTTCTCGTCGCCCTGATAAGCGTCTTCAGCGGAATAATGGAAGAGACGGGAATCCTCGAGAAATGCAAAAAAGCTTCGGTCAGCGTTTTTTCATCGGGAAGAGCCGCAGGGGTTTTTATGGCTTCCCTCGTAGGTCTTTTACCCATGCCGGGGGGGGCTCTGTTCAGCGCTCCGCTTGTAAACTCGAGTATTGACGGCAAAAACCCACCCGGGCTTCTCACCGTTCTCAATTACTGGTTCAGACATGTATGGGAGTTTTGGTGGCCTCTTTATCCCGCAGTGATAACCCTATTGGCTGTAACCAAATTGAATATGTTCCAATGGATAGGCAAGACAATAGTTTTTTCCTTTCTGTCATTTTTTGTAGGCTGGGTTTTCATATACAGAAAAGTCCAAACTTCAAAAAAGAAATCTTCCGGTTTCAAGATATCTAAAGACATGCTGACGGGTTTCGCCCCGCTGACCACGGTCATAGTTTTCGCTTTGGGCTACAAAACGGTTTTGTCTTTTTTCGGTATTGAATTACAGTCAGAAATTGTGATTATACCCGCGGTCCTCTGCGGCATTCTCGTATGTTTCAGGAGCTGGAAAAAAGGGTTGAGCTTGAAAAAATCGCTGAACCTTAGCAGAGTCATACCTCTGGCTATAATGATAATGACCATAATGGGCTACAAGGAAGTTATAGAAAAGGCCGGCATCGCTCAATCCATTGCCCAGGATATCGGGAACATGAATTTTCCTGTGATGGTCGTGTTCACTTTTTTGCCTTTTATATCCGGTCTTATAACTGGAATAGCGATAGGTTTTATAGGCGCGAGTTTCCCGCTGATAATTGACTTGCTCGAAGATTTCCCTCAGTATTCAAAGACAGCGATACTCGTGCTCGCTTTCGGTTTCGGATACGCCGGAATGATGCTGTCTCCTTTCCACGCCTGCATTCTGCTCTCCAAGGAATACTTCCGTTCGTCTTGGAAAGAAATCTACAAGTATCTCACCGGACCTGTTGTAGCCCTGACATCCGCTTTTGTTTTGTATTATTTTATATTTTCTCGATTTTGA
- a CDS encoding peptidoglycan DD-metalloendopeptidase family protein, whose amino-acid sequence MKYFLIAVLIAVSQVPDEVFLTAMRQKMAEIEQTTLSMSDQANDLVVKLDLLVEHRQLARALRDSFESRLEIIKRDSLRISGAFERVNSKTLIYDEMLAQKIRELYKRGDPSALEVFLSEESFSDFVGRMEYLTRTAEEMARIVKSMRLSKMSLQQKVDSMNAMIERMSFFQQQIEIINGQIEIDSLDMTALAVRLDSSIEAQQLLKEELTQAASEIDRQVRAQERSRSLTASIGGASFNPQTNSNSGSVDFTTVRLPQNSEIEINPDNFFEKSKGSIIWPVEGGGSLTHSVGESGTLEIFAPVGTEIKCVANGTVYLSERFGLKNNVVIIHHGDGYSTYYDNLSSPLNVVTGQVVRAGQVIGSVAENVQGESRTQFQIRIGGALVNPLDYLSGGK is encoded by the coding sequence ATGAAATACTTTTTAATAGCGGTTTTAATAGCGGTTTCACAGGTTCCAGACGAGGTTTTTTTGACTGCAATGAGACAGAAAATGGCGGAGATAGAGCAAACAACTCTTTCTATGAGCGACCAGGCCAACGATTTGGTTGTCAAGCTCGATCTTTTGGTAGAGCATAGACAGTTGGCGAGGGCGTTAAGAGATTCATTCGAATCGAGATTGGAAATCATCAAAAGAGACTCACTGCGTATTTCAGGCGCTTTTGAAAGGGTGAATTCAAAAACACTGATCTACGACGAAATGCTCGCTCAGAAAATAAGAGAGCTCTACAAGAGGGGTGATCCTTCGGCTTTGGAAGTTTTCCTCTCAGAAGAGAGCTTTTCCGACTTTGTAGGCAGGATGGAATATTTGACCAGGACAGCCGAAGAGATGGCTCGTATAGTAAAATCGATGAGGCTGTCGAAAATGAGCCTTCAGCAGAAGGTCGATTCGATGAACGCGATGATAGAGAGGATGAGCTTTTTTCAACAGCAGATTGAAATAATAAACGGACAGATAGAGATTGATTCACTCGACATGACCGCGCTCGCGGTTCGGTTGGATTCTTCCATAGAAGCCCAACAGCTCCTGAAGGAAGAGTTGACGCAGGCGGCGAGTGAAATAGACAGGCAGGTCAGAGCCCAGGAAAGGTCAAGGAGCCTTACAGCTTCGATAGGTGGGGCGTCTTTCAACCCTCAGACGAACAGCAATTCCGGAAGCGTGGATTTCACAACGGTGAGACTTCCACAGAACAGCGAAATAGAGATAAATCCCGATAATTTTTTTGAAAAAAGCAAGGGATCGATAATTTGGCCGGTCGAGGGAGGAGGCTCTTTAACTCACAGCGTCGGTGAGAGTGGGACACTTGAAATTTTCGCGCCTGTTGGAACAGAAATCAAGTGCGTTGCGAATGGAACCGTTTACTTAAGCGAAAGATTTGGGCTGAAAAACAACGTGGTGATAATCCACCATGGAGACGGTTACAGCACTTACTACGATAATCTGTCCTCTCCTCTCAACGTAGTCACAGGGCAGGTTGTCAGGGCGGGTCAAGTAATAGGAAGCGTCGCCGAAAACGTCCAAGGGGAATCCAGAACTCAGTTTCAAATAAGGATAGGAGGCGCTTTAGTTAATCCGCTGGACTATCTCTCCGGGGGGAAATGA
- a CDS encoding stage 0 sporulation protein, translating to MNIKVDFEGHQASICECDLLVPPEEGDFVVAIRRIGEEVGRIIEIGKHLNRLEPKGKVVRYATVQDKIRWQEIREREIFSLQLAKQRVVHFGLPMKVVAVEYDSEESKIRLFFVSEERIDFRELVRDLAKHLHCRVDLRQIGVRDYATRLGGIGACGRETCCSTFLQDFKPITLQIAREQNLNLNTQKLSGLCGRLMCCLMYEWEMYKEASQYYPSIGSKVKTTEGDEVEVVSTHIYQNCVTVKTETGVMKTLNLQDINMKIPPFNK from the coding sequence ATGAACATAAAAGTTGATTTTGAAGGTCACCAGGCGTCTATATGTGAATGCGATCTTCTCGTCCCTCCTGAAGAAGGTGATTTTGTTGTCGCCATAAGAAGAATAGGTGAAGAGGTCGGCAGGATAATAGAAATTGGTAAGCATTTAAACAGACTCGAACCAAAGGGTAAAGTAGTTAGATACGCTACGGTTCAGGACAAGATTAGATGGCAGGAAATCAGGGAAAGAGAAATCTTTTCTCTTCAGCTTGCAAAACAGAGGGTTGTTCACTTTGGCCTTCCGATGAAGGTAGTGGCCGTCGAATACGACAGCGAGGAATCTAAAATAAGGTTGTTTTTTGTCTCTGAGGAGAGAATCGACTTCAGGGAACTCGTAAGGGACCTGGCTAAACATCTTCATTGCCGTGTAGATTTAAGGCAGATAGGAGTGAGGGACTACGCGACAAGATTGGGGGGAATAGGAGCTTGCGGCAGGGAGACTTGCTGTTCGACCTTTCTTCAAGATTTTAAACCTATAACCCTTCAAATAGCGAGAGAACAGAACCTGAATTTAAACACCCAAAAATTGTCTGGTCTTTGCGGAAGACTTATGTGTTGTCTGATGTATGAATGGGAAATGTATAAAGAGGCTTCTCAATACTATCCGTCTATCGGATCTAAAGTGAAGACAACCGAAGGGGACGAAGTCGAAGTAGTCAGCACGCATATATATCAGAATTGCGTTACGGTGAAGACTGAAACAGGCGTCATGAAAACGTTGAATTTACAAGACATAAACATGAAAATTCCACCTTTCAACAAATAG